A genomic segment from Alistipes senegalensis JC50 encodes:
- a CDS encoding DedA family protein, translating into MEFLTDFILHIDQYLIRIVQDYHLWTYAILFLIIFCETGLVVTPFLPGDSLLFVAGAVSALPGVPIEIHLLVLILFAAAVAGDSSNYMIGHFFGRRLFNNPNSRIFKQSYMDKTQAFYEKYGGKTIILARFVPVVRTFAPFVAGMGRMHYPRFMSFNLAGGAAWVALFCYAGYFFGDLPFVQHNLELLIVAIVVVSALPAVVEVVRARMKARKQNA; encoded by the coding sequence ATGGAATTTCTGACGGATTTCATCCTGCATATCGATCAATACCTTATCCGTATCGTCCAGGACTATCACCTGTGGACATACGCTATCCTGTTTCTCATCATCTTCTGCGAAACCGGACTGGTCGTCACTCCGTTCCTTCCCGGCGACTCGTTGCTGTTCGTAGCAGGAGCCGTTTCGGCCTTGCCCGGCGTTCCGATCGAGATACACCTCCTCGTCCTGATCCTTTTCGCCGCGGCCGTAGCCGGCGATTCCAGCAACTATATGATCGGCCACTTCTTCGGCCGCAGGCTCTTCAACAATCCGAACTCCCGGATCTTCAAGCAGAGCTACATGGACAAAACACAGGCGTTTTACGAAAAATACGGCGGAAAGACCATCATCCTCGCCCGTTTCGTGCCTGTCGTCCGCACCTTCGCACCATTCGTCGCCGGAATGGGCCGGATGCACTACCCCCGTTTCATGTCGTTCAACCTGGCCGGCGGAGCCGCCTGGGTAGCACTGTTCTGCTATGCAGGCTACTTTTTCGGGGATCTGCCGTTCGTACAGCATAACCTCGAACTGCTCATCGTGGCGATCGTCGTCGTTTCAGCCCTGCCCGCCGTCGTCGAAGTGGTGCGCGCCAGGATGAAAGCCCGAAAACAGAATGCATGA
- a CDS encoding MotA/TolQ/ExbB proton channel family protein — protein METVKIENPNVASQPKHRKGISAALVIVVCLIVAHLFFYYVCGNPSNFDAKGHPIDNNIFGTLYQGGFVIPIVITLLLTVLALGVERIVALHKASGKGKVADFVIQAKELLRKGDLKATEELCDKQQGSVANILKSALVRYRDVENRGDLTSDEKASIVEKEVADATALELPYMQQNLNVIATISSLGTLFGLLGTVLGMIRSFGAMANEGAPDSIALSLGISEALMNTAMGITTGALAIIVYNYFSSRVENITNAVDEVGFAIGQTFKER, from the coding sequence ATGGAAACTGTAAAAATTGAAAATCCGAATGTTGCTTCTCAGCCGAAACACCGCAAAGGCATATCGGCGGCTCTCGTCATCGTGGTGTGCCTGATAGTCGCCCACCTGTTCTTCTACTACGTCTGCGGCAACCCCTCCAATTTCGACGCCAAGGGCCATCCGATCGACAACAACATCTTCGGCACGCTGTATCAGGGCGGATTCGTAATCCCGATCGTCATCACCCTGCTGCTGACCGTGTTGGCACTGGGTGTCGAACGCATTGTCGCCCTGCACAAGGCGAGCGGGAAAGGCAAAGTCGCCGACTTCGTCATCCAGGCAAAGGAGCTGCTCCGGAAGGGCGATCTGAAAGCCACCGAGGAGCTTTGCGACAAGCAGCAGGGCTCGGTCGCCAATATTCTGAAATCCGCACTGGTGCGTTACCGCGACGTCGAAAACCGCGGCGACCTCACGAGCGACGAAAAGGCATCCATCGTCGAAAAGGAGGTAGCCGACGCCACAGCCCTCGAACTGCCCTACATGCAGCAGAATCTCAACGTCATCGCCACGATCTCATCGCTCGGCACGCTCTTCGGACTGCTGGGCACGGTGCTCGGTATGATCCGTTCGTTCGGCGCCATGGCCAATGAAGGCGCCCCCGATTCGATCGCACTGTCGCTTGGTATTTCGGAGGCCCTGATGAATACCGCCATGGGTATCACGACCGGTGCGCTGGCAATCATCGTCTACAACTATTTCTCCTCACGCGTCGAAAACATCACCAATGCCGTCGACGAGGTCGGCTTCGCTATCGGACAGACTTTCAAAGAGCGGTAA
- a CDS encoding ExbD/TolR family protein: MAKVKTSKKDTFIDMTAMSDVTVLLLTFFMLTANFIPLEPVQVVTPASVIETKVPDYNFVTILVDPQGHVFLNLDRPADKREALEKMGELYDIEFTEQEKANFAEPTTFAGVPMKAMKQYLQLDLSQRKEFIRQFEGIPADSTNNQLATWLKTARAVNRDLTISVKADESTPYPLVRNVTSTLQDIKENRFSLVTQLRGMPDGL; the protein is encoded by the coding sequence ATGGCAAAAGTTAAAACAAGCAAGAAGGACACGTTCATCGACATGACAGCGATGAGCGACGTTACGGTGCTCCTGCTCACCTTCTTCATGCTGACGGCCAATTTCATTCCGCTCGAACCAGTACAGGTCGTCACTCCGGCTTCCGTGATCGAAACGAAAGTTCCCGACTACAACTTCGTGACGATCCTGGTCGATCCGCAGGGACATGTCTTCCTGAACCTCGACCGCCCGGCCGACAAGCGGGAAGCATTGGAGAAGATGGGCGAACTCTACGATATCGAGTTCACCGAACAGGAGAAGGCGAATTTCGCCGAGCCCACCACCTTTGCCGGCGTGCCGATGAAGGCGATGAAGCAATACCTTCAACTCGACCTCTCACAACGCAAGGAATTCATCCGGCAGTTCGAAGGCATTCCGGCCGACAGCACGAACAACCAGCTGGCGACATGGCTGAAAACGGCCCGGGCCGTCAACCGCGACCTGACTATCTCCGTGAAAGCCGACGAAAGCACGCCCTATCCCCTGGTCCGCAACGTGACCTCCACCTTGCAGGATATCAAGGAAAACCGATTCAGTCTGGTGACGCAGCTACGCGGAATGCCCGACGGACTTTAA
- a CDS encoding ExbD/TolR family protein codes for MAEINTDGDKGRKGKPRKFNLRVDFTPMVDMNMLLLTFFMFCTSLSRPQIMELVLPTKEDQVLTEEEKNKVKDSKAITLILGKDDKVYYYFGKIDEAKYADYTSLMETDYSPDGLRAILLERNADAVREMIRLKQRKLAREITEEEFKTASAEIRNNPDGQVVVIKPTDGSSYRNMVDVLDEMQICSIGKYALVDMTDGDTFLLNNYLTQGGHAATGELPE; via the coding sequence ATGGCAGAAATAAATACGGACGGAGACAAAGGCAGGAAAGGCAAGCCCCGGAAATTCAACCTGCGCGTGGACTTCACGCCGATGGTCGACATGAATATGCTGCTGCTGACCTTCTTCATGTTCTGCACTTCGCTTTCCAGGCCCCAGATCATGGAATTGGTACTCCCCACCAAGGAAGATCAGGTGCTCACCGAAGAGGAGAAGAACAAGGTGAAGGACTCGAAGGCCATCACGCTGATCCTCGGCAAAGATGACAAGGTCTATTACTATTTCGGCAAGATCGACGAAGCCAAATACGCCGACTACACGTCGCTGATGGAAACGGACTACTCGCCCGACGGACTGCGCGCCATCCTTCTGGAACGGAACGCCGACGCCGTGCGCGAAATGATCCGGCTCAAACAGCGCAAACTGGCCCGGGAGATCACCGAAGAGGAGTTCAAAACGGCTTCCGCCGAGATCCGGAACAACCCGGATGGACAGGTCGTGGTGATCAAGCCCACGGACGGTTCGTCATACCGCAACATGGTCGATGTGCTGGACGAGATGCAGATATGCAGTATCGGCAAATACGCGCTGGTAGACATGACCGACGGCGACACCTTCCTGCTCAACAACTACCTGACACAGGGCGGTCATGCCGCGACCGGAGAACTTCCGGAATAA
- a CDS encoding energy transducer TonB, with amino-acid sequence MNNDVKLNSPEWIELIFEGMNKQYGAYYLRSTSSRRYVIGILAVVAFMVAVSLLPALIASVKSSADSNLGSIDTTVELADIKDIEEQVKEENIIRETEPVAPPPVLKATIKFTPPVITEDENVREDEQMASQEELNESKVQISIATVDGVDDPDAVDIAELQEHKVIVAEKEPEVYMNVEQMPQFPGGDRELLNFLHSNIRYPQIALENGIQGRVVLKFVVNTDGSVGDISILQGIDRTLNEEAIRVVKTMPKWSPGRQNGRAVRVFYTVPIDFRISN; translated from the coding sequence ATGAACAACGATGTGAAACTGAACTCCCCCGAATGGATCGAACTGATTTTCGAGGGGATGAACAAGCAATACGGAGCCTACTACCTGCGCAGCACCTCGTCGCGGAGGTACGTCATCGGTATTTTGGCTGTCGTGGCTTTCATGGTGGCCGTATCGCTGTTGCCGGCGCTGATCGCCAGCGTCAAATCCTCGGCCGACAGCAATCTGGGCAGTATCGACACGACCGTCGAACTGGCCGACATCAAGGACATTGAGGAGCAGGTCAAAGAGGAAAACATCATCCGCGAGACGGAGCCTGTAGCCCCGCCCCCGGTGCTGAAAGCTACGATCAAGTTCACGCCGCCGGTAATCACCGAGGATGAGAACGTCCGCGAGGACGAGCAAATGGCCTCGCAGGAGGAGCTCAACGAGAGCAAAGTCCAGATCTCGATCGCCACTGTCGATGGTGTCGACGATCCGGACGCCGTGGACATTGCCGAACTCCAGGAACATAAGGTCATCGTGGCCGAAAAGGAACCCGAGGTGTATATGAATGTCGAGCAGATGCCGCAGTTCCCGGGCGGGGACCGCGAGTTGCTCAACTTCCTGCACTCGAACATCCGCTATCCCCAGATCGCTCTCGAAAACGGGATACAAGGGCGTGTCGTACTCAAATTCGTGGTAAACACGGACGGCAGTGTCGGCGACATCTCCATCCTGCAAGGTATCGATCGCACGCTCAACGAAGAGGCGATCCGCGTCGTGAAGACCATGCCCAAATGGAGCCCCGGCCGACAGAACGGACGCGCCGTGCGCGTATTCTACACCGTGCCCATCGATTTCCGGATATCGAACTAA
- a CDS encoding PstS family phosphate ABC transporter substrate-binding protein → MCFITVTGAGCRNTRITRTDTPTSGIATVVSDDCFGNIFGEEIDVFEALNREASLLPVLTDEAQAVQLLLNDSVRLAVLARDLTDAEKELIHSRNRELVPRSQRIAVDGIALIVNPGNRLSRISVPTLRKLMTGAAKTWRELDPSLPDTPVTVVFDSPGSSTARFIRDSVCAGALLQGNLFAQKDNRSVIEHVAKDRNALGILGVNWISNPNDSLQLTFNRAVKVLSVSRSHPATAGSSYLPVPARLYLRDYPLTRDVYIVLTDLRGTLPAGFTHFVAGDRGQRIILKSGLVPATRPIRTVEIKETF, encoded by the coding sequence TTGTGTTTTATCACGGTGACCGGTGCCGGTTGTCGAAATACGCGGATCACCCGGACGGATACACCGACGAGCGGCATTGCGACGGTCGTCAGCGACGACTGCTTCGGCAATATCTTCGGGGAAGAGATCGACGTTTTCGAAGCCCTGAACCGCGAAGCCTCGCTCCTTCCCGTCCTGACGGACGAGGCGCAGGCCGTGCAGCTGCTGCTGAACGACAGCGTACGGCTCGCCGTCCTGGCCCGTGACCTCACGGATGCCGAAAAGGAACTGATCCACAGCCGGAACCGGGAACTCGTTCCCCGGTCACAGCGGATCGCCGTAGACGGTATCGCACTCATCGTCAACCCGGGAAATCGGCTCTCCCGGATTAGCGTCCCCACGCTGCGAAAGCTGATGACGGGAGCCGCCAAAACATGGCGCGAACTCGATCCTTCGCTACCGGACACCCCCGTAACGGTCGTTTTCGACAGTCCGGGGTCCAGTACGGCAAGGTTCATCCGGGATTCCGTCTGCGCAGGCGCCCTGCTGCAAGGAAACCTCTTCGCACAGAAGGACAACCGCTCAGTGATCGAACATGTGGCCAAGGACCGAAACGCGTTGGGGATTCTGGGTGTGAACTGGATCAGCAATCCCAACGACTCGCTGCAACTGACCTTCAACCGGGCTGTCAAGGTGCTCTCCGTAAGCCGATCGCACCCTGCGACAGCCGGCAGCAGCTACCTGCCCGTCCCGGCCCGTCTCTACCTACGGGATTATCCGCTGACGCGCGACGTGTATATCGTGCTCACCGACCTCCGGGGCACACTTCCGGCGGGCTTCACCCATTTCGTGGCCGGAGACCGCGGCCAGCGTATCATCCTCAAATCGGGACTTGTTCCCGCCACGCGCCCCATCCGGACCGTGGAGATCAAAGAAACTTTTTAA
- a CDS encoding tetratricopeptide repeat protein, with protein MKKCYLLVTTLLFAIGSSAQDRGEDYFAVGELDKARAIFGSRISGDPAETNYYLGEIARAQGDSISARSYYEKGLAADPENAFCQVGLAVTELKKNPAEGDRMLTALAKAKKNRKDPELLTAIARAYYDNDMTARGDAILEAAEAAGDKSAAPDILRGERLEPTDPGAAAGKYEQALMKDPDNVPAYIRIARIYMHSNPAAVIERLRELEARDSGNPLVLQYLARACFTAGQYADAIALYERLYDPAAPDIDVVTYYAASLFFTDRYDRASQLTQQGLALDPDNFVLTRLCMYSELSRKDYKAGLEIADKFFRMPVGENEYIARDYLTYGELLTSNDRIDEAVVQFDKALAVPETPATAIRQIADNLNKKHPEAAAKYFRKYIDALGENAQASDYYTLGQSYYKAAALLSRDTVSTDAPVRLAQCLNSADEAFAVVSERIPESHLGPLFRARVNSLRDPEATAGLAKPYYEKVAEIVLGKENPAKERRELVESYRYLSYYYYVKYDAEKQTADRDAALGYCAKILELDPDNDVAHQLQDALKE; from the coding sequence ATGAAAAAATGTTATCTGCTCGTTACGACGCTCCTGTTCGCCATCGGCTCTTCGGCGCAGGATCGAGGCGAAGACTATTTTGCCGTCGGAGAGCTCGATAAGGCCCGTGCGATATTCGGGAGCCGAATTTCCGGCGATCCGGCCGAGACGAACTACTACCTGGGTGAGATCGCACGGGCACAGGGGGATTCCATATCGGCGCGGAGCTATTATGAAAAGGGGCTGGCCGCCGACCCGGAGAACGCATTCTGCCAGGTTGGACTGGCCGTGACGGAACTGAAAAAGAACCCCGCCGAAGGAGACAGGATGCTCACGGCGCTCGCCAAAGCCAAGAAGAACCGGAAAGATCCCGAGCTTCTCACCGCCATCGCCAGGGCCTATTATGACAACGACATGACGGCCCGGGGCGATGCCATATTGGAAGCCGCCGAAGCTGCCGGAGACAAATCTGCGGCGCCCGACATCCTGCGCGGCGAACGGTTGGAGCCCACTGACCCCGGAGCTGCGGCCGGCAAATACGAGCAGGCACTGATGAAAGACCCGGACAACGTTCCCGCCTACATCCGCATCGCACGTATCTACATGCACTCCAATCCGGCCGCGGTGATCGAGCGTCTCCGGGAGTTGGAAGCTCGGGACAGCGGCAATCCGCTCGTGTTGCAATACCTGGCCCGGGCTTGCTTCACGGCCGGACAGTATGCCGATGCCATCGCACTCTACGAACGGCTCTACGATCCGGCAGCGCCCGACATCGACGTCGTCACCTACTACGCCGCATCGCTCTTCTTCACCGACCGCTACGACCGCGCGTCGCAGCTGACGCAGCAGGGACTGGCCCTCGATCCCGACAATTTCGTCCTGACCCGTCTTTGCATGTACAGCGAACTTTCGCGCAAGGACTATAAGGCCGGGTTAGAAATTGCCGACAAGTTCTTCCGGATGCCTGTCGGGGAGAACGAATATATCGCCCGCGACTACCTGACCTACGGCGAACTGCTGACCAGCAACGACCGGATCGACGAGGCCGTCGTACAGTTCGATAAGGCGCTCGCCGTCCCCGAAACGCCTGCGACCGCCATCCGGCAGATCGCCGATAACTTGAATAAAAAGCACCCGGAGGCCGCTGCAAAATACTTCCGGAAATACATCGACGCCCTCGGCGAAAACGCCCAAGCCAGCGATTACTACACGCTGGGGCAATCCTATTACAAAGCCGCGGCCCTCCTCTCGCGCGATACGGTGAGTACGGACGCTCCTGTTCGGCTCGCACAGTGCCTCAACAGTGCCGACGAAGCCTTCGCCGTGGTCAGCGAGCGCATTCCGGAGAGCCATCTCGGCCCCCTCTTCCGGGCGCGCGTGAACTCGCTGCGCGATCCCGAGGCGACGGCCGGACTGGCCAAGCCGTACTACGAGAAGGTCGCGGAGATCGTACTCGGCAAGGAAAACCCAGCCAAGGAGCGCCGCGAGCTGGTCGAATCCTACCGTTACCTGAGTTACTATTATTACGTGAAGTATGATGCCGAGAAGCAGACTGCGGACCGGGATGCGGCTTTGGGCTATTGCGCCAAGATATTGGAATTAGATCCGGACAATGACGTAGCGCACCAGTTGCAGGACGCCCTGAAAGAGTAA
- a CDS encoding DUF47 domain-containing protein: MKIDRFFQFFLPRETKFLPLLNGQADDIVKASSELVLFTTCQEPERRQEIYAGIKSLEQHCDTLTNRILDELNNTFITPFDREDIHTLASQLDDVLDIITGAAKRTVLYRPRYMHPSAGELAAIIARSAECLSSAIRELATVRRDPTVVKTECRKLHELENQADDIYENYVTLLFREEQNAIELLKQVEIIQFLENATDKAYRVSDTLKTIVVKYA, from the coding sequence ATGAAAATAGACCGTTTTTTCCAGTTTTTCCTGCCCCGGGAGACTAAGTTTCTCCCGCTGTTGAACGGACAGGCCGACGACATCGTAAAGGCATCGTCGGAGCTCGTGCTTTTCACGACCTGCCAGGAACCCGAACGCCGTCAGGAGATCTACGCGGGGATCAAGAGTCTCGAACAGCACTGCGACACGCTGACCAACCGGATACTCGACGAACTCAACAACACGTTCATCACGCCGTTCGACCGCGAAGACATCCATACGCTGGCCTCGCAGCTCGACGACGTGCTCGACATCATCACGGGCGCAGCCAAACGTACGGTTCTTTACCGTCCCCGCTACATGCACCCGAGCGCCGGAGAGCTTGCAGCGATCATCGCCCGCAGCGCGGAATGTCTGAGCTCCGCAATCCGGGAGCTCGCCACCGTAAGGCGCGACCCGACCGTGGTCAAAACCGAGTGCCGCAAACTCCACGAGTTGGAAAACCAGGCTGACGACATCTACGAAAACTACGTCACGCTGCTCTTCCGCGAGGAGCAGAATGCCATCGAGCTGCTCAAACAGGTCGAGATCATCCAGTTTTTGGAAAACGCCACCGACAAGGCCTACCGGGTTTCCGACACCTTAAAGACCATCGTGGTCAAATACGCCTGA